The Zobellia alginiliquefaciens genome contains a region encoding:
- a CDS encoding phytoene desaturase family protein has translation MQKKIAIIGSGFSSLSASCYLAKAGHEVTIYEKNETIGGRARQLNKDGFIFDMGPSWYWMPDIFESFFNDFGKKTSDYYQLDKLNPAYKIFFADDNITIGDCMDDICKEFERIEPGSAPHLRNFIAKAQKNYDIAINKIVLRPGLSPLELITPETALRVDQFFKTISGEVRKKFKNKKLVSTLEFPVLFLGAKPNKTPSFYNFMNYADFGLGTWHPKGGMYEIVKAMKNLAEELGVNICTKSPAKKINVENNKTIGIQVNGKDILADVILCGADYHHSESLLEPKYRQYSKAYWNKKTFAPSSLLLYVGFNIRLKNIEHHNLFFDTDFERHANEIYDLPSWPEDPLFYANFPSVTDSSMAPKNSETGFFLIPIAPNLTDTPELREQYFDIIMDRFEKRTQQSVRQNILFKESFCVNDFVEQYNSYKGNAYGMANTLSQTAFLRPNLKSKKVKNLYFTGQLTVPGPGVPPALISGKLVSQLINQNV, from the coding sequence ATGCAAAAAAAAATTGCCATAATAGGTTCAGGTTTTTCATCGTTATCCGCTTCGTGCTATCTGGCAAAAGCAGGTCATGAGGTAACTATTTATGAAAAAAACGAAACTATAGGCGGTAGAGCCAGACAACTTAATAAAGATGGATTTATATTTGATATGGGTCCCAGTTGGTACTGGATGCCGGATATATTTGAATCCTTCTTTAACGACTTTGGAAAGAAAACTTCAGATTACTACCAACTAGATAAACTAAACCCTGCTTACAAGATTTTCTTTGCCGATGACAACATTACCATTGGGGATTGTATGGATGATATTTGCAAAGAATTTGAACGTATAGAACCCGGAAGTGCCCCGCACCTCAGAAACTTCATTGCAAAGGCTCAAAAGAACTATGACATAGCAATCAACAAAATTGTACTGCGCCCCGGGCTTTCTCCATTAGAACTTATCACTCCTGAAACAGCCTTGCGCGTGGATCAATTTTTCAAAACCATTAGCGGCGAAGTGCGTAAAAAGTTTAAAAATAAAAAATTAGTATCTACACTAGAATTCCCCGTCCTTTTTTTAGGAGCCAAACCCAATAAAACGCCTTCGTTCTATAATTTCATGAATTATGCCGATTTTGGTTTGGGTACTTGGCACCCCAAAGGTGGTATGTACGAAATTGTGAAGGCTATGAAAAATTTGGCAGAGGAACTTGGGGTTAATATATGTACTAAATCTCCTGCAAAAAAAATCAACGTAGAAAATAATAAAACTATTGGGATACAGGTAAACGGAAAAGATATTTTGGCTGATGTTATCCTTTGTGGAGCGGATTACCACCATTCGGAATCTTTACTTGAACCTAAATACCGTCAATATTCAAAAGCTTATTGGAACAAAAAGACCTTTGCCCCTTCCTCTTTATTACTTTATGTAGGTTTTAATATCAGGCTCAAAAATATTGAACACCACAATCTTTTTTTCGACACTGATTTTGAGCGTCATGCAAATGAAATTTACGACCTGCCCAGCTGGCCAGAAGACCCTTTGTTTTACGCAAATTTTCCTTCTGTGACCGACTCTTCTATGGCTCCTAAAAACTCGGAAACTGGTTTTTTCTTAATTCCAATTGCCCCAAATTTGACGGATACACCTGAACTAAGAGAACAGTATTTTGATATCATAATGGACCGGTTTGAAAAACGTACACAACAAAGTGTAAGACAAAATATACTTTTTAAAGAATCTTTCTGTGTGAACGATTTTGTAGAGCAATATAACTCATATAAAGGCAACGCATATGGTATGGCCAATACCTTGAGTCAGACTGCTTTTCTCAGGCCCAATTTAAAAAGTAAAAAAGTAAAGAATCTATATTTTACCGGCCAGCTAACCGTTCCGGGCCCTGGCGTTCCTCCGGCTTTAATTTCAGGCAAACTTGTTTCTCAATTGATCAATCAGAACGTCTAA
- a CDS encoding PAS domain-containing sensor histidine kinase: protein MDSSKEVQLLKKALERQKKARQQAEKILEQKSTELYETAARLKEANGTLENLLSEKVSELDGVFVNIIDPYVVMDLTANVIKMNSSAKEFLGYDHTKESVNLTELVHKDYLQYTAESFKYLLKVGTLKNYRAKINVKNGDEKWIEINSSLIYNTKQEPIGAQGIIRDITQETEIKELLDQQRKQLDIIVESSPLGIVLSVEDKIIKSNSTFTELLGYTEAEFKTMKLSEFSKDIEGEPTDEIMAKMLAGEIDAAIAIKRYYKKEGGCLVGKTSVSAVRDYKGNLMYLLAMVEDITREREAEERLNYEREKYASIIANMNLGLIEVDTNDVIQLVNQSFCAMSGYKEEELLGKVGSEVLRVQNKNILDKENEKRTEGESNSYELEVFDKAGNKKHWLVSGAPRYDNQKTLIGSVGIHLDVTEQKILQNQKEQLLKKLEQSNKGLQEYAHIVSHDLKSPLRSISALATWIQDDYKDVLDEAGQQNLTLMQEKVASMDKLIQGILEYSTANDSALDNSSVDLNVVVEKIKESIFIPDHVALVVPKVLPTIIADSTKMHQLFQNILSNAVVHIEKEVGLVEVLFVENSTHWQFSIKDNGVGIPKEYHKKIFEIFQSIGANERSTGIGLSIVKKIIDRYEGEVWVESEKDMGTEFHFTIKKEPTSLNS, encoded by the coding sequence ATGGATAGTAGTAAAGAGGTACAACTTCTCAAAAAGGCTTTAGAAAGACAGAAAAAAGCGAGGCAACAAGCCGAGAAAATTCTAGAACAAAAATCTACTGAATTATATGAAACTGCGGCTCGCCTGAAAGAGGCCAATGGTACTCTAGAGAATCTCTTGAGCGAAAAAGTGTCTGAGCTAGATGGCGTATTTGTAAATATCATTGACCCTTACGTAGTAATGGATCTTACGGCCAATGTTATTAAAATGAATAGTTCCGCAAAAGAATTTTTGGGATACGACCATACCAAAGAAAGTGTAAACTTAACAGAGCTTGTACACAAAGATTATCTTCAATATACCGCAGAATCTTTCAAATACCTTTTAAAAGTTGGTACATTAAAAAACTACAGGGCTAAAATAAATGTAAAGAATGGAGATGAGAAATGGATTGAAATCAATAGCAGCTTAATTTATAATACAAAACAGGAACCTATTGGTGCACAGGGTATTATTAGGGATATTACACAAGAAACGGAAATTAAAGAATTACTTGATCAACAAAGAAAGCAGTTAGATATTATTGTTGAAAGTTCTCCTTTAGGCATAGTCTTAAGTGTTGAAGATAAAATCATAAAATCAAACAGCACGTTTACTGAGCTCCTAGGTTATACAGAAGCGGAGTTTAAGACAATGAAGCTTAGTGAGTTTTCAAAAGATATAGAAGGAGAACCTACGGATGAAATTATGGCGAAAATGTTAGCAGGTGAAATTGATGCAGCAATCGCTATAAAAAGATACTATAAAAAGGAAGGTGGCTGCTTGGTAGGTAAGACTTCTGTAAGTGCAGTAAGGGACTACAAGGGCAATTTAATGTATCTCTTGGCAATGGTTGAGGATATTACCAGGGAGCGTGAAGCCGAAGAGCGATTGAACTACGAGCGCGAAAAATATGCGAGTATAATAGCTAACATGAACCTTGGCCTAATAGAAGTAGATACGAATGACGTTATACAGCTCGTGAACCAAAGCTTTTGTGCTATGAGCGGATATAAGGAAGAAGAACTTTTAGGAAAAGTAGGAAGTGAAGTGCTTCGTGTTCAGAACAAGAATATTCTAGATAAGGAAAATGAAAAACGCACAGAAGGCGAATCAAATTCATATGAATTAGAGGTTTTTGATAAAGCTGGAAATAAGAAACATTGGTTGGTAAGTGGTGCACCAAGATATGATAATCAAAAGACCTTAATTGGCTCGGTAGGAATTCATCTGGATGTTACCGAACAAAAAATTCTACAAAATCAAAAAGAGCAATTGCTTAAGAAGCTTGAACAAAGTAATAAAGGACTTCAGGAATATGCACATATCGTTTCCCATGATTTAAAATCACCATTACGAAGTATAAGTGCTTTGGCTACTTGGATACAGGATGATTATAAAGATGTCCTTGATGAAGCAGGTCAACAGAACTTAACATTAATGCAAGAGAAGGTTGCTTCAATGGATAAGCTAATTCAGGGTATTTTGGAATACTCAACGGCTAATGATTCCGCCTTGGATAACTCCAGTGTTGATTTGAACGTTGTTGTAGAAAAAATCAAGGAAAGTATATTTATTCCTGATCATGTGGCCTTAGTGGTTCCTAAAGTTTTGCCTACAATTATTGCAGATAGTACCAAGATGCACCAGTTATTTCAGAACATACTATCCAATGCCGTTGTTCATATTGAAAAAGAAGTGGGTCTTGTAGAGGTATTATTTGTGGAAAACTCAACCCATTGGCAGTTTTCCATTAAAGATAATGGGGTAGGTATTCCAAAGGAGTACCATAAAAAAATATTTGAGATTTTTCAATCTATAGGAGCTAATGAAAGGTCCACCGGTATAGGACTTTCTATAGTAAAGAAGATTATTGATCGCTATGAAGGCGAAGTGTGGGTAGAGAGTGAAAAAGATATGGGTACCGAGTTTCACTTTACTATTAAAAAAGAACCAACTAGCCTAAATAGTTAA
- a CDS encoding phytoene/squalene synthase family protein, translated as MKALFDKVSYQCSKIVTESYSTSFTLATKMLSRSIRADIYNIYGFVRFADEIVDSFDQYDKERLFNQFEVSLKDALEHRISLNPILNSFQYTYHKYKIPYQLVAAFMKSMRMDLYKTVYRTDEEYKEYIYGSADVVGLMCLKVFVKGDIEKYNSLKETAMALGSAFQKVNFLRDLKSDFEELNRSYFPNTDLAMLDEASKTRIVNEIKADFQIAYSGILQLPNEAKFGVYTAYKYYYQLLKKLQRTPSLEIRKVRIRVPNYEKFGVLAKSYVNYKLNLV; from the coding sequence ATGAAAGCTCTCTTCGATAAAGTTTCCTACCAATGTAGCAAAATAGTTACAGAGTCTTATAGCACCTCTTTTACATTGGCCACAAAGATGTTATCTCGCTCTATTAGGGCTGACATTTATAACATATATGGTTTTGTAAGGTTTGCAGACGAAATAGTTGATTCGTTTGACCAGTATGATAAAGAAAGGCTTTTCAATCAGTTTGAAGTCAGTCTTAAAGATGCTTTGGAACACCGCATTAGCCTAAACCCTATTCTAAATTCGTTCCAATACACCTATCATAAATATAAAATACCCTATCAGCTGGTCGCCGCTTTCATGAAAAGTATGCGAATGGACCTATATAAGACCGTGTACAGAACTGATGAAGAATACAAAGAATACATATACGGTTCTGCCGATGTGGTGGGCCTAATGTGTCTTAAAGTATTTGTAAAAGGTGATATTGAAAAATATAACAGCTTAAAAGAAACCGCGATGGCATTAGGCTCTGCCTTTCAAAAAGTGAATTTCTTACGGGATCTTAAGAGTGATTTTGAAGAATTAAACCGAAGCTATTTTCCCAACACGGATTTAGCGATGTTAGATGAAGCCTCAAAAACCCGAATCGTTAACGAAATCAAAGCCGATTTTCAAATAGCCTATTCGGGTATATTGCAATTACCTAACGAAGCTAAATTTGGTGTGTATACCGCGTATAAATACTATTATCAATTATTGAAAAAGTTGCAGCGCACACCGTCTTTAGAAATTAGAAAGGTTCGTATTCGCGTTCCCAACTATGAAAAATTCGGTGTTTTGGCAAAATCATATGTAAACTATAAATTGAATTTAGTTTAG
- a CDS encoding sterol desaturase family protein: MKTVIWIALFFGTFSFMEFMAWFTHKYIMHGFLWSLHKDHHKKDHDCWFERNDAFFIFYAIVSMILFYMGSQTSFWYGWPLGFGILAYGIAYFLVHDIFIHQRFKLFRNVDHWYAKGVRRGHKMHHKHLGKKDGECFGMLLVPFRYFKNKT, from the coding sequence ATGAAAACAGTTATTTGGATAGCCCTATTTTTTGGCACATTTTCCTTCATGGAATTTATGGCATGGTTTACCCATAAATACATTATGCATGGTTTTCTATGGAGTTTGCATAAGGACCATCACAAAAAAGACCATGATTGTTGGTTTGAAAGAAACGATGCCTTTTTTATATTCTATGCCATTGTAAGCATGATTCTTTTTTACATGGGCTCACAAACTTCATTTTGGTACGGTTGGCCATTGGGGTTTGGGATTCTAGCCTATGGCATTGCCTATTTTCTTGTTCATGATATTTTTATTCATCAACGATTTAAGCTTTTCCGAAATGTAGACCATTGGTATGCGAAAGGGGTTCGTAGAGGCCACAAAATGCACCACAAACATTTAGGCAAAAAAGATGGTGAATGTTTTGGTATGCTCCTAGTTCCGTTTCGTTATTTTAAGAATAAGACTTAG
- a CDS encoding response regulator, protein MDILLIEDDAIEVMKLQRTVKKLELKHNIIETKNGEDALEILKSGNKLPDIILLDLNMPRMNGIEFLSILRADDVLKYLPTVILTTSENRADLLECYKIGVAGYVIKPLKYEEYESKLHKVLQYWDVNQLVKG, encoded by the coding sequence ATGGATATTTTATTAATCGAAGATGATGCTATAGAAGTAATGAAATTACAGCGTACTGTAAAGAAATTAGAACTTAAGCATAATATTATTGAGACTAAGAACGGCGAAGACGCACTAGAGATTCTTAAATCAGGGAATAAACTACCGGATATTATACTGTTAGACCTCAATATGCCAAGAATGAACGGGATTGAATTTTTGAGCATTCTTAGAGCTGATGATGTTCTAAAATATCTTCCTACAGTTATTCTTACAACATCTGAAAATAGAGCTGATTTGTTGGAATGTTACAAAATTGGTGTAGCCGGCTATGTTATAAAGCCTTTAAAATATGAAGAGTATGAGTCTAAGCTTCATAAGGTTCTTCAATATTGGGATGTCAATCAATTAGTGAAAGGCTAA
- a CDS encoding MerR family transcriptional regulator — translation MNNIRKTFTIRDLENLSGIKAHTIRIWEKRYNLLSPERTDTNIRRYSLESLQKLLNITLLYSNGHKISKIANLNESKIPELVTKLTSESHNSQIFNSFKLAMFNFDQQLFSKTYQTLLLEKSFSEIFKEVFIPLLNELGLLWQTDTICPAHEHFISNLIKQKILINTQEQQEKGVLNSTTTFVAYLPESEIHEIGLLYLNYEIVSRGYKSIYLGQTVPLENLEEVMKVFDNTTFISSFTVSPSKDKINDYLNQFHLLSSKYPNTKLWLLGHHNQHLDMGSLPNSIEIFSSMDKIIKRL, via the coding sequence ATGAACAATATAAGAAAGACTTTTACCATAAGAGACCTGGAAAACCTTTCCGGCATTAAAGCGCATACAATCAGAATATGGGAGAAAAGGTACAACCTACTTTCTCCTGAACGAACAGACACTAACATTAGAAGGTACAGTCTAGAAAGTCTACAGAAGCTATTAAACATTACCCTTCTATATAGTAATGGGCACAAAATATCTAAAATTGCTAATTTAAACGAGTCCAAAATTCCTGAGCTCGTAACAAAACTGACTTCAGAGAGTCATAATAGCCAGATTTTTAATTCCTTTAAGCTGGCCATGTTTAATTTTGATCAGCAGCTTTTTTCCAAAACATACCAAACCCTTCTTCTTGAAAAATCATTCTCAGAAATTTTTAAGGAAGTATTTATACCGCTGTTAAATGAATTGGGACTATTGTGGCAGACAGATACTATTTGTCCTGCACACGAACATTTCATATCCAATCTCATAAAACAAAAAATCCTAATAAACACGCAAGAACAGCAAGAAAAAGGCGTATTGAACAGTACTACTACTTTTGTTGCCTATTTGCCCGAGAGCGAAATTCACGAAATAGGTCTTCTCTATTTAAATTATGAGATTGTTTCCCGAGGTTATAAATCAATCTACTTAGGACAGACTGTTCCACTTGAAAATTTAGAAGAGGTAATGAAGGTTTTTGACAATACTACATTTATATCCTCTTTTACAGTATCCCCTTCTAAGGACAAAATCAACGATTACCTGAACCAGTTTCATTTGCTTTCTTCTAAATATCCAAATACAAAACTCTGGTTATTAGGACACCATAACCAACACTTAGATATGGGAAGTCTACCTAATTCAATAGAAATTTTTTCATCAATGGATAAAATTATTAAGCGACTTTAA
- a CDS encoding heme NO-binding domain-containing protein produces MKGIVFTEFLEMVEAKFGLETLDNIIENGNLPSEGIYTSVGTYEFNEMVTLITNLSEETKIPVGDLIYAFGLYLFAGLANSHPEVIKNYNTPLGLLYCIEDHIHVHVKKLYPDAELPTFKILDKTDSRITMVYSSSRGLYRLAHGLIEKAFEHFGGSATITYDLLKEDGTEVKFDIVQNG; encoded by the coding sequence ATGAAAGGAATAGTATTCACGGAATTTTTGGAAATGGTCGAGGCTAAGTTTGGACTTGAGACCTTGGACAACATAATAGAAAATGGAAATTTGCCATCTGAAGGAATTTATACATCCGTTGGAACGTATGAATTTAACGAGATGGTTACCCTCATAACCAACCTTAGTGAGGAAACAAAAATTCCTGTCGGTGATCTTATTTATGCTTTTGGTCTGTACCTTTTCGCAGGTTTGGCCAATTCGCACCCAGAGGTCATTAAGAACTACAATACTCCCTTAGGTCTTTTATATTGTATAGAAGACCATATTCATGTACACGTTAAAAAACTGTACCCAGATGCAGAATTACCAACCTTTAAGATTCTTGATAAAACAGATTCTAGAATTACTATGGTATATTCTTCCTCAAGAGGCTTATATCGTCTGGCGCATGGTCTCATAGAAAAAGCCTTTGAACATTTTGGTGGTTCTGCAACTATCACATATGATCTATTAAAAGAGGACGGTACAGAGGTGAAATTTGATATTGTTCAAAATGGATAG